The proteins below are encoded in one region of Halichoerus grypus chromosome X, mHalGry1.hap1.1, whole genome shotgun sequence:
- the FTSJ1 gene encoding tRNA (cytidine(32)/guanosine(34)-2'-O)-methyltransferase isoform X1, which translates to MGRTSKDKRDVYYRLAKEHGWRARSAFKLLQLDEEFHLFQGVTRAVDLCAAPGSWSQVLSQKIGGQGSGHVVAVDLQAMAPLPGVLQIQGDITQLSTAKEIIQHFEGRPADLVVCDGAPDVTGLHDVDEYMQAQLLLAALNIATHVLKPGGCFVAKIFRGRDVTLIYSQLRVFFSSVLCAKPRSSRNSSIEAFAVCQGYDPPEGFLPDLTKPLLDHSYDPDFNQLDGPTRIIVPFVTCGDLSSYDSDRSYPLDLEDGSEYKYTPPTQPPISPPYQEACTLKKKGRLAKEIRPQDCPISTADTLSQPLAASQRHTLLASEVEDNEMNCSS; encoded by the exons ATGGGACGGACATCAAAGGACAAGCGGGACGTCTACTACCGCCTGGCCAAGGAGCATGGCTGGCGTGCCCGCAGTGCCTTCAAGCTGCTACAACTTGACGAGGAGTTCCACCTCTTCCAAG GTGTGACACGGGCAGTTGACCTGTGCGCAGCCCCGGGCAGCTGGAGCCAGGTGCTGAGCCAGAAAATTGG GGGCCAGGGTTCCGGCCATGTGGTGGCCGTGGACCTTCAGGCTATGGCTCCATTACCAGGTGTGTTACAGATCCAAGGGGACATCACCCAG CTGTCCACTGCCAAGGAGATCATCCAGCACTTTGAGGGCCGCCCAGCGGACCTAGTGGTGTGCGATGGGGCTCCTGACG TAACTGGCCTCCATGATGTTGATGAGTATATGCAGGCCCAGCTCCTCCTAGCC GCTCTCAACATTGCTACACATGTGTTGAAGCCAGGAGGCTGCTTTGTAGCCAAG ATCTTCCGAGGCCGGGATGTGACCCTGATCTATAGCCAGCTGCGCGTCTTCTTCTCCAGCGTGCTGTGTGCCAAGCCCAGAAGCAGCCGGAACTCCAGCATAg AGGCCTTCGCTGTCTGTCAGGGTTATGACCCCCCTGAAGGCTTCCTTCCGGACCTGACCAAACCCCTGCTGGACCACTCTTACG ATCCAGATTTCAACCAATTGGATGGTCCCACTCGCATCATTGTGCCATTTGTGACCTGTGGGGACCTAAGCTCCTATGATTCGGACCGCAGTTACCCACTGGAC CTAGAGGACGGCTCAGAGTACAAGTATACTCCACCCACGCAGCCCCCCATCTCGCCACCGTACCAGGAGGCCTGCACATTGAAGAAGAAAGGGCGGCTGGCCAAGGAGATCCGTCCCCAGGACTGCCCCATCAGCACAGCGGACACATTGTCGCAGCCCCTGGCTGCTTCCCAGCGCCACACCCTGCTGGCCTCTGAG GTGGAAGACAATGAAATGAATTGTTCATCTTAA
- the FTSJ1 gene encoding tRNA (cytidine(32)/guanosine(34)-2'-O)-methyltransferase isoform X2 yields the protein MGRTSKDKRDVYYRLAKEHGWRARSAFKLLQLDEEFHLFQGVTRAVDLCAAPGSWSQVLSQKIGGQGSGHVVAVDLQAMAPLPGVLQIQGDITQLSTAKEIIQHFEGRPADLVVCDGAPDVTGLHDVDEYMQAQLLLAALNIATHVLKPGGCFVAKIFRGRDVTLIYSQLRVFFSSVLCAKPRSSRNSSIEAFAVCQGYDPPEGFLPDLTKPLLDHSYDFNQLDGPTRIIVPFVTCGDLSSYDSDRSYPLDLEDGSEYKYTPPTQPPISPPYQEACTLKKKGRLAKEIRPQDCPISTADTLSQPLAASQRHTLLASEVEDNEMNCSS from the exons ATGGGACGGACATCAAAGGACAAGCGGGACGTCTACTACCGCCTGGCCAAGGAGCATGGCTGGCGTGCCCGCAGTGCCTTCAAGCTGCTACAACTTGACGAGGAGTTCCACCTCTTCCAAG GTGTGACACGGGCAGTTGACCTGTGCGCAGCCCCGGGCAGCTGGAGCCAGGTGCTGAGCCAGAAAATTGG GGGCCAGGGTTCCGGCCATGTGGTGGCCGTGGACCTTCAGGCTATGGCTCCATTACCAGGTGTGTTACAGATCCAAGGGGACATCACCCAG CTGTCCACTGCCAAGGAGATCATCCAGCACTTTGAGGGCCGCCCAGCGGACCTAGTGGTGTGCGATGGGGCTCCTGACG TAACTGGCCTCCATGATGTTGATGAGTATATGCAGGCCCAGCTCCTCCTAGCC GCTCTCAACATTGCTACACATGTGTTGAAGCCAGGAGGCTGCTTTGTAGCCAAG ATCTTCCGAGGCCGGGATGTGACCCTGATCTATAGCCAGCTGCGCGTCTTCTTCTCCAGCGTGCTGTGTGCCAAGCCCAGAAGCAGCCGGAACTCCAGCATAg AGGCCTTCGCTGTCTGTCAGGGTTATGACCCCCCTGAAGGCTTCCTTCCGGACCTGACCAAACCCCTGCTGGACCACTCTTACG ATTTCAACCAATTGGATGGTCCCACTCGCATCATTGTGCCATTTGTGACCTGTGGGGACCTAAGCTCCTATGATTCGGACCGCAGTTACCCACTGGAC CTAGAGGACGGCTCAGAGTACAAGTATACTCCACCCACGCAGCCCCCCATCTCGCCACCGTACCAGGAGGCCTGCACATTGAAGAAGAAAGGGCGGCTGGCCAAGGAGATCCGTCCCCAGGACTGCCCCATCAGCACAGCGGACACATTGTCGCAGCCCCTGGCTGCTTCCCAGCGCCACACCCTGCTGGCCTCTGAG GTGGAAGACAATGAAATGAATTGTTCATCTTAA
- the SLC38A5 gene encoding sodium-coupled neutral amino acid transporter 5: protein MELQDPKMNGALPADALGYRQEREGFLPSHPPAPGRKPIEFMDFEGKTSFGMSVFNLSNAIMGSGILGLAYAMAHTGVLFFLALLLCIALLSSYSIHLLLTCAGVVGIRAYEQLGQRALGPAGKVVVAAVICLHNVGAMSSYLFIIKSELPLVIGTFLDMDPEGGWFLKGNLLIIIVSVLIILPLALMRHLGYLGYTSGLSLTCMLFFLISVIYKKFQLGCAVGLNETAVESKNPPGLPIQGLNRSCEAQMFTVDSQMFYTVPIMAFAFVCHPEVLPIYTELCRPSKHRMQAVANVSIGAMFCMYGLTATFGYLTFYNSVEAEMLHMYSQQDLLILCVRLAVLLAVTLTVPVVLFPIRRALQQLLFPSRDFSWPRHVAIALILLVLVNVLVICVPTIRDIFGVIGSTSAPSLIFILPSIFYLRIVPSEVEPLYSWPKIQALCFGLLGVLFMAISLGFMFANWATGQSHVSGH, encoded by the exons ATGGAGCTGCAGGACCCAAAGATGAACGGAGCCCTCCCTGCGGATGCTCTGGG cTACAGGCAGGAACGCGAAGGCTTCCTGCCCAGCCATCCTCCTGCTCCAGGGAGGAAGCCAATCGAGTTCATGGAT TTCGAGGGGAAGACATCGTTTGGAATGTCAGTGTTCAATCTCAGCAACGCCATCATGGGCAGCGGCATCCTGGGACTGGCCTATGCCATGGCCCACACAGGGGTCCTCTTCTTCTT GGCCCTGTTGCTATGCATTGCTCTTCTGTCTTCATACTCCATCCATCTCCTGCTGACCTGCGCTGGCGTTGTAG GGATCCGAGCCTATGAGCAGCTGGGACAGAGGGCTCTGGGCCCTGCGGGGAAGGTAGTGGTGGCCGCGGTGATCTGTCTGCACAATGTTGGGG CCATGTCCAGTTACCTGTTCATCATCAAATCCGAACTCCCCCTGGTTATCGGCACCTTCCTGGACATGGACCCTGAGGG GGGCTGGTTCTTGAAGGGAAACCTCCTCATCATCATTGTCAGTGTGTTAATCATCCTGCCACTGGCCCTCATGAGACACTTGG GCTACCTGGGGTATACCAGTGGTCTCTCTTTGACCTGTATGCTGTTTTTCCTCATTTCG gtcATCTACAAGAAGTTCCAGCTTGGCTGTGCTGTAGGTCTCAATGAGACAGCAGTGGAGAGCAAGAATCCCCCGGGCCTTCCCATCCAGGGACTCAACAGGAGCTGTGAGGCCCAGATGTTCACCGTGGACTCGCAG ATGTTCTACACAGTGCCCATTATGGCTTTTGCCTTCGTCTGCCACCCCGAGGTGCTGCCCATCTACACAGAGCTCTGCCG GCCCTCCAAGCACAGAATGCAGGCCGTGGCCAACGTGTCCATTGGGGCCATGTTCTGCATGTATGGGCTCACAGCGACCTTTGGATACCTCACCTTCTACA ACAGCGTGGAGGCGGAGATGCTGCACATGTACAGCCAGCAGGACCTGCTCATCCTCTGCGTGCGCCTGGCCGTGCTGCTTGCTGTGACTCTCACTGTGCCCGTCGTGCTGTTCCCT ATCCGCCGGGCCCTGCAGCAGCTGCTCTTCCCAAGCAGGGACTTCAGCTGGCCACGACATGTGGCCATTGCCCTGATCCTGCTTGTCTTGGTCAATGTTCTTGTCATTTGCGTGCCGACCATCCGGGATATCTTTGGGGTTATTG GGTCCacctcagcccccagcctcaTCTTCATCCTTCCTAGCATCTTCTACCTCCGCATTGTGCCATCTGAGGTGGAGCCCCTCTACTCCTGGCCTAAGATCCAG GCTCTGTGTTTTGGTCTCCTGGGGGTTCTCTTCATGGCCATCAGTCTAGGCTTTATGTTTGCCAACTGGGCCACAGGCCAGAGCCATGTGTCCGGACACTGA